Proteins encoded together in one Miscanthus floridulus cultivar M001 chromosome 16, ASM1932011v1, whole genome shotgun sequence window:
- the LOC136514316 gene encoding uncharacterized protein — MSRFAGQMSTPWVGMAAGSGTASEPDAAVARDDAAAAAASSMRGADSSTNASAISFGFAATAVLVSMFLLMAIFEHLIKPGLASSSSSRGSRSHDDDDNGEGRGHGHRLGLPPARLRERDASPDKQLSHSPKVEPVAAVVDLTVLMPGQRYPTFLAQPAPLAPCPREGVLWPSHDHRRSFVPP; from the exons ATGAGCAGGTTCGCGGGGCAGATGTCCACGCCGTGGGTGGGGATGGCGGCGGGCTCTGGCACGGCGTCCGAGCCCGACGCCGCCGTCGCCAGGGAcgacgccgccgcggcggcggcctcgtCGATGAGGGGCGCCGACTCCTCCACCAACGCCAGCGCCATCTCCTTCGGGTTCGCGGCGACGGCCGTCCTCGTCTCCATGTTCCTCCTCATGGCCATCTTCGAGCACCTCATCAAGCCCGGCctggcttcctcctcctcctcccggggcTCGCGCTCCcatgacgacgacgacaacggCGAAGGCCGCGGCCACGGCCACCGCCTGGGATTGCCCCCCGCTCGACTGCGGGAGCGCGACGCGTCGCCGGACAAGCAGCTCAGTCACTCGCCCAAG GTGGAGCCCGTGGCGGCCGTGGTGGACCTGACGGTGCTGATGCCGGGGCAGCGGTACCCGACGTTCCTGGCGCAGCCGGCGCCGCTCGCGCCTTGCCCAAGGGAAGGCGTGCTCTGGCCTTCCCACGACCATCGCCGCTCGTTTGTGCCACCgtga